CcacttatgtttttttatactTTCTTACTTACCCCATTTGCATTTTGGTTGATTTGATCCAACTGTTGTAGAGTTCTGGAAAGTCATCAGTACTTGAAAGTGTTGTTGGGAAAGACTTTTTACCTCGTGGATCCGGTAATGACTGTGCATTCATTTTAaagttataataataataataaaaataataatcatgAAATCCCTTTTCTTTAACAATTTGATGGCCTTGATACAAACAGGTATTGTTACTAGACGCCCTCTTGTTCTGCAGCTTCATCGGCTTGATGAAGGCAGAGAATATGCAGAATTTGGACATCTCCCTAGGAGGAAATTCACTGATTTTGGTAAGTTTCTTTATTGCTGGTGCTTAAATGTGGATGTTACTATGATATGAGATTTATGTTCAAACTTCTCTTTGATTGTTCCAATACAGTAGTTTTTTACAAGATACTGAAACCACCGAACTAACAAGGAAAAAATTCTAATGGATTTATACAAATTTCCCTTGCATTTGTTTGAGACTTCTTACGTAATTGTTTTGGGTATACTTCTCCTTGAAAGCTTGAAGCCttgacattttctttttctgcTTTATCTGTCCTATCATGCACAGCTGCTGTCAGAAAGGAGATTGCTGATGAAACTGACAGAGAGACTGGGCGTTCTACTAAGCAAATTTCCACTGTCCCAATATATCTTAGCATTTATTCGCCAAATGGTAAGGCAAATTTAATCATGATTATTTTTCGTGGGGACAATGCATTACTTGAGTTTGATAAATAACAATATTTATGGCCGCTGAGTCCATAGTTTATTAGTTTTGAGAGGAATTGCACAGAAGCTTTTGCTCTACTTTTCTACACTCTCATAtctatttttctaaaaaaaattacagaaATAAGATGatgctttttttttccttttttctaatTTGATGTTCAGAGTGGAACAATTAAGTTTGTCAAATTTTCTTATTGCAGTGGTAAATCTTACTTTGATTGATCTTCCTGGACTTACAAAAGTGGCTGTTGGTGAGTTTGTCATTTTTCATGTTACTTCTTCATTTTCTTATAGCTAATGTTAGTTCAAGCATACCATCCTTTCCTTCCAGTTTTAACAAAAtgattgtttgtttgttttcatAGATGGTCAGCCAGATAGCATTGTGATGGATATTGAAAACATGGTCAGGTCTTACATTGAGAAGGTATtgtacaatttttttaattgtttggtCATTGGATTCAATCAATTTTAGAATGTTTAGGCACATGATATAAATTTGTCAAAAACATTACAAACAAACTTATGAAAAACTATTAAGTGCTCTGCTCACTTCTGATGCTTGATATTACTATTAAGGATATGATTAGCCTCTACTTGGTTTTACTGACAGATCCATGCCTATGTGATTTCTTTTTTCAGCCCAACTGTATTATTTTGGCTATTTCTCCTGCCAACCAAGACCTTGCAACGTCAGATGCAATTAAAATTTCTCGCGAAGTGGACCCTAAAGGTATAATATGTTGGTACTGTTGCAAAGCTATTTGACTGTGTCATATTCTTGCATGTGATTGTCGTTTTTAGAAAGACATTGGTATTAGTCTCATGGTCTGTGAGTTGCACTGTTTTTaccaaattattggaatgaCCAAATTATCAATTTTCTGATACTTCTTTatagtttataataaatttgtaatattttgaCACTCATCAAATCATATTTCAGGGGAGAGAACATTTGGAGTTCTGACGAAGATTGATCTTATGGACAAGGGTACTGATGCTGTAGATGTAAGTTTACAACTAAGGATATTGATCTTATATTTTAAGAAAACAAGTAACAGTGCATTAGTTTTGATACTGAGTATATTACTATATTAAACCATCTTGTCTTTTTAATCTTTCTTtagtgtgtgaatgtgtgtgcgcCTGCCTGCCTGCCCTAAACATTTTGATTGTTATTTATTTGGATATGTAGATCTTGGAAGGGAAAGCATACAGGCTGCAGTTTCCATGGATTGGTGTTGTTAATCGCTCTCAACAAGACATCAACAAAAATGTTGACATGATCGCTGCTAGGCGTAGAGAGCGGGAGTATTTTGCTCAAACTCCAGAATACAAACATCTTGCTCACCGTATGGGCTCAGAGcatttagggaaaatattatcTAAAGTGAGCACAACTCGTCTTAAACCTTACTGACTTATTTTTAGCTTAAGGAGATATTCAAAGTTTTCTATATGCATACAATACATGTATCTTTtactgtatatatatatatatatttaattcccTGCTGCTGTTTTCTAGCATTTGGAAGCTGTCATCAAATCACGAATTCCAGGACTTCAGTCGCTAATCAACAAAACTGTAATTGAGCTGGAATCTGAGTTGAGTCGTCTTGGAAAGCCCATTGCAACTGATGCTGGGGTAAGTACTACCATATTACATTTGCCACTAATATATCCCTCTTATTATAAAGGTTTTCTTGGTAGACCTTGTATTCTACCTTGTACTTCCTTTTAAAGTAGGACTGTCCATTTATGGTTCCATTGATGATCTGAATTTTTATAAATCTGGATTGCTAATCCAGGGAAAATTGTACATGATCATGGAAATCTGCCGTACATTTGATGGAATATTCAAAGAGCATCTTGATGGAGTGTATGTATTTATGCTCTCTACTTGTTCTCATTAGGATGTATAATTAGATGTATTTTACTTTTGAATTAATCCTTATTCATGTCATGCCTTATTTTTTCAGTCGACCTGGTGGTGATAAAATATACAATGTTTTTGACAACCAATTACCTGTGGCGTTGAAGCGCTTACAGTTTGATAAGCATCTTGCCATGGAAAATGTACGCAAGTTAATCACTGAAGCTGATGGGTATCAGCCTCATCTCATAGCACCTGAGCAGGGTTATCGCCGTCTCATTGAAACTGCTTTGATCCTTATCAAAGGTCCTGCAGAAGCTGCTGTGGATGCGGTATGCATTTTAACTACGGGTTGTCTATATCTAGATTCCATTGATGTTGATGGAATTATAGAGGATTTGTTTATTAGGGGGGGGGGGGATCACCCGTTTAAATGAGTCCCCTTCATACCGTGAGTCAGTGAGTCCCCTTTTTATTACTGCACCagacattttttttagtttaataaattatagtacAGCGGATTCATTAATTTTATACATATGGTGCATTAATAAGGAGGGGACTTGGGGACTCATTAATAACCAATTACTAATTTTCTCCATATCTGTACATATATATCTTCATGCCAAGAAGTCATATCCGAAGTCTTCCCATCTAGTATTTGTTACAATATTTCTTTTTGTATGAAGCATATTTAATTGcacaataattatataattttctctcttttctctcataAGGTTCATGGAGTACTCAAGGAACTGGTTCACAAGGCAATTAATGAGACTGTAGTAAGTCATCCAACTTCATTGTAGTATATGTTATGATTTGCTGGTATATACTCGTACAAAGTTATAAGTGACTTGTCGCAACAGTCTTCTACCATATTTTCCTTCTACCTCATAATGCAAAAAAGAAGTGCGATGATATGATTGAAATAGGAAATTATGCTATGATAGAATCGCGTTGCATATATATGATGGCTGTCTGATAACAGCTCAATACTTATCTGTTATTTGCAGGAGCTAAAGCAATACCCTTCTCTCAGAGTGGAGGTCGGGAATGCTGCTATTGAATCATTGGATAGGATGAAGGAAGAGAGCAGGAAAGCAACTATACAGCTTGTTGAAATGGAAAATAGTTACTTGACTGTAGATTTCTTCAGGAAGCTTCCCCAGGATGTCGAGAAGGGTGGCAATCCGACGCACTCAATCTTCGATAGATACAATGATTCATATCTTCGCAGAATTGGTGAGTGAGAATCACCCCTCAGTTATTAGTATTACAGCATGTTCAGATCTCAACAGTCCTCTTTTACCTAATGGTGTCTTTACTTCATCAGGAACAACTGTGCTGTCTTATGTCAATATGGTGTGTGGAAGCTTGAGAAACTCCATTCCAAAGTCTATCGTATATTGCCAAGTCCGTGAGGCGAAACGGAGCTTGGTTGACCACTTCTTCACTGATTTAGGCAAAAAAGAGGTAAACCCCTCCCAAAACAACCTGAAATGGAGTACCTTTGTGTGAATCACCTTCTCCTAGAAGAATCATCTAAAAAGTGATACATTATGTATAGAAAGAATATGAAAATCAAAAAGGGAAACAGTTACTGAAACAAATGAGCTACTTGGTTGAACAGGGGAAGCAGTTGGGAAAATTGTTGGATGAGGATCCGGCTATCATGCAGCGGCGCATCTCCCTTGCCAAGAGACTGGAGTTGTACAGAGCTGCTCAAGCAGAGATCGATTCAGTCGCATGGTCGAAATAGAGAGTTTATGGGTTATATTGCTTGCGTCTCTTGTCCCTCCCTCCCAACCCTTCATTACTACCTATGTATAGTGCTTTCATTATGCGTGACCATTATTCTTTGTATGCTCAACTCAACAGATATTTAGGTATTATGTGCACTCCAGTTTTGTTGTATAATTATGATCTAATTTTGATATTGTAAGTTGTGATTCTTGGCAAATCTGGCAatctttttttgtttcttttcccCCCAGAATTCGAGGTTTAGGATTTTTGAGAGAAGTTCTGATTTAACAtgtaatgtccgtttttttttaattaaagggtgtttgctttttgtgaatatcttgtttaagatatggtgtggtatgttttatttgttttacattatttatgggtgtgaatttttagtttatggtttttgaaaagcaaattaatatcctaattaataaattaaatatctctctctctctctctctctcggtttctctccccctccccactactttctcaacctccccactccctcttaaccgatacatcatcccctttccaatctctccccacatcggtttttctcttttctctcttgcaattgctctcaacaccggtaagctccctctctccttctccctctcggttctcatctttttcattcactccctctcatcatcgtcttggattcctcaaggtgatacccccttcgtcgtgaatcggagtcgtaagaggaagtaaagcttttacactacgttgaactatccgggaaaggtaatacaaggcctcaactctcgtttaattcgaaaaaaacatgcatgtaggacgttttgggaaggtttagatgctgaataggttttgtgattatgtgttgttgtcgagcatgttttgttagtaactgacagtgggttccgaccccgttttgactgagcaaacgatctccttttggtacgaaatttttaaccgtataaacttggatgtgtcttcggtgtggtgtgtaaatttcagcttcattggatgtcgtatgattttactatgatttttgcaagtaaactgcgcagttctgcgtgtggtgtgttctgggtgttgtttgtgtgtgctttgggtgtgtttctgagtgttgtgcttttgtgatgtatgtgggtgtgtttggccaagagatggctcggaggaatcagtgtttggttcgagagttttcgtgtgtgttggccgagagtgttgggttcagcctagggcagttttgtggagagtctggaagggatgatcccaggtgtttgggtgtgttttgggatgtagaatgcgtggtgtgtttgtcgtatagggtttgagaatcgggggtcagaggaaaaggggtgtaaactaggtgccgagcagacggccgaggtggtcggccgaggtgccgagcatgcggccgagatggtcggccgaggtgccgagcagacggccgagacggtcggtcgaggtgccgagccggacggccgagatggtcggccgaggtgccgagcagctgtgccgagacaggtgccgagctgtgccgagacaagtgccgagctgtgccgagacaggtgccgagctgtgccgagacaggtgccgagctgtgccgagacaagtgccgagctgtgccgagacaggtgccgagctgtgccgagtcaggtgccgagctgtgccgagacaggcggccgaggtgccgagccaggcggccgagacggtcggccgaggtgccgagccaggcggccgaggtgccgagccaggcggccgagatggtcggccgaggtgccgagccaggcggccgagacggtcggccgaggtgccgagccaggcggccgagacaccgagccaggccgagacgccgatcctttttccgagctttttccgaacctttttccgagccaagtgagccgttgcacagtaagggtatgccaggagtttgagtgttgtgtgtgtgtcgtgtgcgcgttttgagtacgtcgtatgcgtgtcgggtgcgtgcggggtgtgttttcgggcgtgtctttgtgtgtttggcttatgagatgttgttaagtgtgtgttcgtgtaacgtgctagatgttgaagtcgtccacgtaggaatcatgcattgtcgtttaaacatcgtctaccctgactctaatcatgatttatttatctttcaaaagggtgatctttttcgaggaaagtgtggttgaagggaactgttttaaaagctaagcaatcgaggtgggcttttctaccctacttttatgtgggttatctttaaatacggactttgttccgaaaatgtttatggaggtgaactgtttgtcttgccaattgttttgttttgaaacctatctgaagtggtttaccacatatgtttaatcgaattcgggtctgttgggctgcgaaccctcaggctagtgtacacgagaccgggagccatctgagagcaagttggccggtctagttgacctggggtgtggccacgccccttgtcatggttggatcagatagtgtatgattgagggaataagggtggcaatatcggaaaatgactgcgcagtcgaatttatgaaatatattttggtgtacttgggttattttcattacactcaaaaccccaatgttacactgttatggcatgacaaactatgattttggcgtgtgtccactgagtgcaataagtactcagccctgcatgttgttttcttaatgtgcaggttgagcggcgatggggaggacggatgttgagcagttaaagtcAAAATGCGTTTCACTTTGTTTTGGAtaatgtcgtgtcgtcatacccggcattatctgtctcttgatctttttccgctgcttgtaatccgaaacaatgttttcatttaaactctggttacttaaacttttgaaatgtcgctacagtaccttgttttaaaatgaatttccttttattaaatgtctttgggtcaaatattcttgtttttcccctttcttccccgcttctttactcctcccctagtcgcggtccaccgtacttcctatccttaggaaatgcgggcgtgacataaCATGCATTGAaggtaaatattttttattttcaaaaggtGCAATCTAATAGTACAATGTAAACAGAAGATTAAAGCTTGAAATTTTGATAGTTCTTGaacaaaattttatataaaCTTGTGAGTtatgcaatgtgtgtattgtataaGACCAATTGAACGGTAATGAGTTAAATTAAATTTGgctaaaaaaatagttgaatatgcaatgtgtgtattgtataaGACAAATTGAATGgtaatgaattaaattaattttgggtaaaaaattagataaaataTGGAGGTGCGGGGAATCGAACCCCGTGCCTCTCGCATGCGAAGCGAGCGCTCTACCATATGAGCTACACCCCCAGATTGATTTGGAGATCCTTTAATCGTATAAAATAATAAGACAATTGAGATATGATGCTAAAAATCAGAGTTGCgatgtttgttttctctaccATCACTGAGGCGCTACATTTTTCTTATATGATTATATATCTACCAGTGGAATAAATTGACCACATATTGATGTCATTTTGAATGACTTTGCAGCCTTCTAGTGAAAATTCACATCTCCAGGCTACTAACATTTTTCACTATCGCCTTGCTtatcatctttttctttttctatctcAATATCATTTCCCTAACAGTTCGATACATATTGACAAATTTTGTTTGTGTTATGAACAACATCAACTCAATCTCTTGCTCTTTTTCTGAATCATTATGCTATATTGTGTGTTATGCGTAGAAAACcttgtagtactactatataacaCTCAAATCTTGATTTTTCTATGAATTTTCAGATAGGTAACTGCCCATTTGTTCCGTGGAAAAATGATGGACTACAATTTAGTGTTCGCTTACAAATCATCCAAGTGATTTTTAGGCAGGACGCTACCCGAAATCCGTTGACTGTGATTTCATGAAGGGTTCATAAAAGGACAAGGAGAAgttctaaaatttttaattttgatcacACTTGACAGAAAAGCATAGCAAATAGAAACGTTAAACAAGGGAGATATCAAGCACTGAATCAAAAAATTGTCACAGAGATGATATAATCCAAAATATTGATATCAGAATTGCTTTCTATGAAAGAATTAATCAGGACTTCAAAATATCCATTACGCACTGTCAAAATTTGTCTCAAAATAAAGGAAAGAATGTATCAATATGCTCGAACTCCTTTACTCAATGGTTGAAGAAGGCAATACTAGGATCACCACATCCTTGCAAGACCTAGAAGAATTTCCAAAGAGAACCTGCACGTCTAAAGATCACACCGATCAGCACATGAACAAAGTTCTCGGAATATATTTGAAGAAAATTTTCACTTCTTTTGAAAAGTTGCTCATCTGTATTGAACAGTTGTGCTAGTGACTGTGAAAGCAGAAAACAACTAAAAGAAACAATCTTACACAGGCAATGCATGCACCATCTCAATAGGAGCAGCTTTCAGCACTCAAAAACAATGTTATGAGAATAATCTATTTAAACTCCTGATATGATGATAAGGAAATATGCTATCGAAGTTTCAAAGGGTATATTTAGGACTAACCTTTATCAGCTGATCAACGTGCTCATGCCTGTATCAAACATCCACATACAAAAGTTGACCTAGGTATTATCACTTCCGCATTACTGAAATGTAATCCAGTCTCTTCTCAGCTATCTTTCTGTATTATGTGAATCTCCTCATGTAGCATTTGCTTAGCTGGTCTCTTTAGAATCAAATCTCGGAGAACTAGGAAGTTTCCCTGACAACTCTACTATATACAACTTTGAATGGCTGTGAACTATATGGTCGTTTGAGCAAACTTAATGGCATTCGCAACATAtgctttttgttccttttcCCTCTAACTAAAACATTGATTGTTTTCTCACTGTCAGGCTTACACTGCTGTCTCTGAACATGATAATCGTTGCACCTCTCGGATTCTTCAGTTGGACCATTACTGCTATGTAAAAGGTTAACAGCAAAGGGCAGACCATTGAAATTGGATGCACTGATTTCCTCCCCATTACCTGATTGAACCACATTATCACGTAAGTTCTCCACTGCCTCTGATGCCGGAAGATCTATTTCTTTCTTAGACTCATTCCCAGAGTCGAGATCCAATGGTAATGCCAGATTTAGGTTCTCTGAGTTGATGGTTTGTTCCTTTTCCTCCAAAATAGGTTTAGCAATTGGTTCAACCACTGTTGGTGAGGGAAATTCTAATGGATGGCAGCCAGGCCAAAGTGTGACAGGAATGTATTCTTGTGTGTTAGCACGTACATTGCATTGCCAAGCAAATTGACCATGATGAAACTGGTTGCTAGTTAATTGAAAAGTGCTAGGTGATAGCGACGGGGCCTGTGTGTAAGGAGGGTACACAAATGGTAAGGGGTGGAGCATGTTTGGTGTTGTTGGGGGCGAAGGATACGGGTGGTGAGGAGAGGAAATTGGACTGGGCAAAAGAGTAGCATGTCCTTGAACAGCTCCTGGACCAGAAGAGAGAGCAATATTCATAGGCAATGGTGCAACACGTGGACTAACGACTGATGGATTGTATGGAGCTGCTAAAGCTGACAACTTCTTGTTAGAAACTTCTCTAGAGTCACCTGGACATGTCACTGGAAGTTCTAATTTCTGTTCTTCTACCCCTTGCAAAGTGGTTTCTGAATCATTATTGGATTTACAGACCAATAGATCCTCAGTACAAGTACCAGTTTCCGACGAAGAGTGAGCACAATTTGATACATTATCTGTGTGAGTACCAAGCTCTTCATTTTGACTGGACTGCACTTCTACCATACACTCAGATACAACCACCAATTTTTCATGATTCTTTGCACTATCGGGGTGTATTTCCTCTTTCTCTTCAAGAGCTTCGTTTTCATTTCTCAGTTGAGCTGTGGAACCCATGACTGAATCCTGGATGTTTCCTTCTTGATCATTCTGCGAACTTTCTGCTGTGGACATAGATTTTTCCTGGGCTTGTTTGTCCTGTTCTTCAGGTTCCTCATCCTTGGGATGTCTCACCTGCAACATAGATATGGTACCAGGTGGTGCCAGAGCTACTTCCTTATATGAAGGAGATTTACCCAGACTTACTATTGAACTTCTCTTGGCAACAGTTCCAACCTCTTTCTGTGCAGATACCGGTCTTGAGTCTGTTGGAGAGCATAATGTCTCATCTTCATTTTTGGAGTTCTCCCTTGAACCGTCTATGTTGGTTGATGAAACGGACTTCACCCTATATGCTACAGTTTTCACAGCTTTCCATCCATACTTAGCCCCTGGGGATGAAGTCTTTGCTACATAATATTCTGCTATGCTTCCTGCAGGAACTGCACGTTTctttaaaacataaaattttccACTTTGGTGGTTATTCTTCAGTGTGGCAAGTTCCAATTCAGCAACAAGATCATTCTTCTGTTGATTAAAAATCTTAGTTCCATGCTGACGTCGCTGCCATAGTCGTTTTCCAAACAAGCCAGATGATCTTGGTTTTTGAACTGGCTGCCACCCGTCTTCTCCTTCAGCAAGTGTATCATGTGATACATCATTGGAATCAGGAGTTCTGATTTGAGGTTCCCTTATTAATGGCTGTTCAGGCTGGACAAGTTTTTCATCAGGAGATTCTTTCACAGTGTCTTCGGACTGAACTGGCTGAGAAAATGACGCATTGTTCACAGCTGCCTCAGCATCAGAGCTGTGGACTTGTTCATCTTCCTTTGCCTCCGTTGTAAAGGAAACTTTCGGGGGAACTTCAGTATCTGAGGTGGCTAGATTGTCATGAATAACTTTCTCCTTAGCCTGCAAATCAACCATAAAAGAACACGGAATTTAGATTATCATATAGAAATTTGAGAACTTAATATGAAAAGCATATTTATTTGTTGCGTTAAGAGAAAAGCTGCATTTCTCCTTCAGTCGAAATGGCCATTTGGTTAGCTAAATAAGGAACATGAGCAACAtgagaaaaacaagaaaaaccTTTGCAATGTGATTTCTTCTCTTTGATCCCATGGCTTCTTTCCCTTTAGCATCCTGACTTGGATTTATGTAGTCAAGCAAATCTGATACACTGGCAATAACAATTGTGAGTAACTAAGAACCAATCTAGATTGCTGATTTGAGAATGTATGCACAACACATTCTCCAAAAAGTGGAAATTTACATGCATGAACCGCCAGATCCCAAAAAGTGATTTACCTTAGGTGGCCCTTGCTGGCTATAGAAGCATCAGGCTTTCGTGTCCCATTTCGAGCAGCTTCTTGCTGCTCAAAAGCCTTTGATTCAAAGTATTCAAGCCACGCAGCTGCATCCTGTAgcatatacaaataaaaaccaTGAATTGTTCAACCAAACTCTCCAAAAAGTTTGTGACAGAAATATTCACAACCAGAGACTATAGTACAGAGATCAAGAATCTCAGGAACTTAAGAAAAAAGAGTGCAAAAGAACTGGCTTCAACTTTATAGCATTTTGAGGAATCAGAAAGACACTAATACCTGAGTTCGGAGGTCATCTGGTC
This sequence is a window from Salvia splendens isolate huo1 chromosome 5, SspV2, whole genome shotgun sequence. Protein-coding genes within it:
- the LOC121805364 gene encoding dynamin-related protein 5A-like, with translation MENLISLVNRLQRACTALGDHGEETALPTLWDALPSIAVVGGQSSGKSSVLESVVGKDFLPRGSGIVTRRPLVLQLHRLDEGREYAEFGHLPRRKFTDFAAVRKEIADETDRETGRSTKQISTVPIYLSIYSPNVVNLTLIDLPGLTKVAVDGQPDSIVMDIENMVRSYIEKPNCIILAISPANQDLATSDAIKISREVDPKGERTFGVLTKIDLMDKGTDAVDILEGKAYRLQFPWIGVVNRSQQDINKNVDMIAARRREREYFAQTPEYKHLAHRMGSEHLGKILSKHLEAVIKSRIPGLQSLINKTVIELESELSRLGKPIATDAGGKLYMIMEICRTFDGIFKEHLDGVRPGGDKIYNVFDNQLPVALKRLQFDKHLAMENVRKLITEADGYQPHLIAPEQGYRRLIETALILIKGPAEAAVDAVHGVLKELVHKAINETVELKQYPSLRVEVGNAAIESLDRMKEESRKATIQLVEMENSYLTVDFFRKLPQDVEKGGNPTHSIFDRYNDSYLRRIGTTVLSYVNMVCGSLRNSIPKSIVYCQVREAKRSLVDHFFTDLGKKEGKQLGKLLDEDPAIMQRRISLAKRLELYRAAQAEIDSVAWSK